CCATGAGCGATCATGTTTACAAGCACGTAGAGATTACCGGTTCTTCGGAAAAAAGCATTGAAGACGCGGTGCAAAAAGCGCTGGCCAAGGCGTCCAAAAGCATCGACAACATGCGTTGGCTCGAGGTGGTCGACACCCGCGCCCATCTTGAAAATGGCCAGGTCGCCCACTGGCAGGTGACCGCCAAGGTCGGCTTCACCCTCGAGTAATTCCCCACTGCTTTTCGA
The window above is part of the Halomonas sp. GD1P12 genome. Proteins encoded here:
- a CDS encoding dodecin; this translates as MSDHVYKHVEITGSSEKSIEDAVQKALAKASKSIDNMRWLEVVDTRAHLENGQVAHWQVTAKVGFTLE